A region from the Sphaerodactylus townsendi isolate TG3544 linkage group LG01, MPM_Stown_v2.3, whole genome shotgun sequence genome encodes:
- the LOC125441146 gene encoding ras-related protein ORAB-1-like isoform X1 yields the protein MNPEYDYLFKLLLIGDSGVGKSCLLLRFADDTYTESYISTIGVDFKIRTIELDGKTIKLQIWDTAGQERFRTITSSYYRGAHGIIVVYDVTDQESYNNVKQWLQEIERYASENVNKLLVGNKCDLTTKKVVDYTTAKEFMAPRDSLPWRPSLEERHQRGAVVHDHGGRDQEAHGPRGDGRRGQTQPENRQHSGQTGRRRLLLRRRRDI from the exons ATGAACCCTGAGTA tgactacCTGTTCAAGCTGCTATTGATTGGCGACTCCGGTGTGGGGAAATCCTGCCTCTTGCTACGGTTTGCT GATGACACCTACACAGAAAGCTACATCAGCACCATCGGGGTGGACTTCAAAATCCGCACGATCGAACTGGACGGCAAAACCATCAAGCTGCAAATT TGGGATACAGCCGGACAGGAACGGTTCCGCACCATCACCTCCAGCTACTACAGAGGAGCTCACGGCATCATCGTGGTGTACGACGTAACAGATCAG GAATCCTACAATAACGTGAAGCAGTGGCTGCAGGAGATCGAGCGCTACGCCAGCGAGAACGTCAACAAGCTCCTCGTGGGCAACAAGTGCGATTTGACCACGAAGAAGGTGGTGGACTACACGACTGCCAAG GAATTCATGGCTCCCAGGGATTCCCTTCCCTGGAGACCAAGCCTCGAAGAACGCCACCAACGTGGAGCAGTCGTTCATGACCATGGCGGCCGAGATCAAGAAGCGCATGGGCCCCGGGGCGACGGCCGGAGGGGACAGACCCAACCTGAAAATCGACAGCACTCCGGTCAAAcagggcggcggcggctgctgctgaggaggaggagggacatATGA
- the LOC125441146 gene encoding ras-related protein Rab-1B-like isoform X2, with product MNPEYDYLFKLLLIGDSGVGKSCLLLRFADDTYTESYISTIGVDFKIRTIELDGKTIKLQIWDTAGQERFRTITSSYYRGAHGIIVVYDVTDQESYNNVKQWLQEIERYASENVNKLLVGNKCDLTTKKVVDYTTAKVRRGQLGIPFPGDQASKNATNVEQSFMTMAAEIKKRMGPGATAGGDRPNLKIDSTPVKQGGGGCC from the exons ATGAACCCTGAGTA tgactacCTGTTCAAGCTGCTATTGATTGGCGACTCCGGTGTGGGGAAATCCTGCCTCTTGCTACGGTTTGCT GATGACACCTACACAGAAAGCTACATCAGCACCATCGGGGTGGACTTCAAAATCCGCACGATCGAACTGGACGGCAAAACCATCAAGCTGCAAATT TGGGATACAGCCGGACAGGAACGGTTCCGCACCATCACCTCCAGCTACTACAGAGGAGCTCACGGCATCATCGTGGTGTACGACGTAACAGATCAG GAATCCTACAATAACGTGAAGCAGTGGCTGCAGGAGATCGAGCGCTACGCCAGCGAGAACGTCAACAAGCTCCTCGTGGGCAACAAGTGCGATTTGACCACGAAGAAGGTGGTGGACTACACGACTGCCAAGGtgaggaggggcc aactgg GGATTCCCTTCCCTGGAGACCAAGCCTCGAAGAACGCCACCAACGTGGAGCAGTCGTTCATGACCATGGCGGCCGAGATCAAGAAGCGCATGGGCCCCGGGGCGACGGCCGGAGGGGACAGACCCAACCTGAAAATCGACAGCACTCCGGTCAAAcagggcggcggcggctgctgctga